In Paraburkholderia youngii, the genomic stretch CGCGGCAGCACGCCGGTGCGGATTTCGATCGGGCGCACGGTGCGCGTGTCGCGGCCGTCGATACGCGGCTCGCCGTTCAGGATCTGGGTACGGACGATCTTCGCTTCGATGTCGAACAGCACGTTGCCGACCGACGCTTTGTCGGCCGCCACGGTACCGGCTGCCGCCGCTTCTTCTTCGAGCTTCGCCGAGGTCGCCGCGTAGACTTCCTTCAGCTTGGTCGAGCGAGCCTGCTTGTCGCGGATCTGGTAAGCGGCGAGCAGATCGGCTTGCGCGAGTTCCGTGACGCGCGCGATCAGCGCTTCGTTCTTCGCGGCCGGCTGCCAGTCCCACTCGGGCTTGCCGCCTTCGCGGACTAGTTCGTGGATCGCGTCGATCGCGGTCTGCATCTGCTCATGACCGAACACGACGGCGCCGAGCATCACCTCTTCGCTCAGCTGCTGCGCTTCCGATTCGACCATCAGCACCGCGCGTTCCGTACCGGCGACGACGAGGTCGAGCGCCGATTCCTTCATCTGCGGACGCGTCGGATTCAGCACGTATTCGTTGTTGATGTAGGCCACGCGTGCCGCGCCGACGGGGCCATTGAACGGCAGGCCGGACACCGCGAGCGCCGCCGATGCGCCGATCAGCGCCGGGATGTCGGCGGGGATTTCCGGATTCAGCGACAGCACGTGAATCACGACCTGCACTTCGTTGTAGAAGCCTTCCGGGAAGAGCGGGCGCAGCGGACGGTCGATCAGTCGCGAGATCAGCGTCTCGCCCTCCGACGGACGGCCTTCGCGACGGAAGAAGCCACCCGGGATCTTGCCGGCGGCGTAGGTCTTTTCGATGTAATCGACGGTGAGGGGGAAGAAGTCCTGGCCCGGCTTCGCGGTCTTCGCGCCGACCACGGTGGCGAGCACCACGGTGTCTTCGACGTCGACGATCACCGCGCCGCTCGCCTGGCGAGCGATTTCACCGGTTTCGAGGCGAACGTTGTGCTGCCCCCACTTAAACTCTTTGACGATCTTATTGAACATAGTCATTGCTTTTCCTCATCGTAATGCCGCGCGGACCGGAAGCGGCGCGGCAACGCCGGGGCCGGCGCCGCATGGGAAGAGTCGTGCTATGCCATTCCAGAGAGTCACGTGCTGCACGCGCGCGCGAACCGCTGGAATGACACAAAACTCTGCCCTGAAGCCCGGCCTTGTTTCCTGTTACTGCTTTTCTACTGCTGCTCTGCTACTGCTACTACGCTTGCCCGTGGACGCCGCGCGAACCGGCATACGCCGCGGATCACAGGCGGTGCGCGTTACACGAAGCGCGCCGTGCAAAAACAAAATGCCTGTATCAGCGAAACTGACACAGGCATCTTGCTGAACGACTGGCCGATTACTTACGCAGACCCAGCTTCTCGATCAGGCTGCGGTACCGATCCGCGTCCTTACCCTTCAGGTAGTCGAGCAGCTTGCGACGGCGACTCACCATGCGCAGCAGACCGCGGCGGCTGTGGTGATCCTTCGTGTGCTCCTTGAAGTGGGAGGTCAGTTCGTTGATACGGGTCGTGAGCAGCGCGACCTGAACTTCGGGGGAGCCGGTGTCGTTAGCTGCGCGTGCGAATTGCGCGACGACTTCGGACTTCTTGCTTGCTTCAACTGCGGACATGTCAATTTCCTTGATAACTGGACAGGCGGTCACGGAAGAAAGGCCGTGCCGTGGGATACCCGTTTCACAATTTACTGAGCCCCGTTCGTGGCTGAATTAGCTGAATGAGAACCCAGCCGAACAACGGGACGCGTATTGTAGCACAGCCGACTTCTGCCGCGAAGCCCGCACTAGCAAGGCGAATCGCGCGTCGCTCAGGGGCGCCGCATCCGACAGACCGTCGGCAATACCGTGCGCTCGGCTGATAGCGCCAGCACCGTGCGAAAGCCGTAGCCGGAACCTTCGTTATCGAAATGCACGCCGGGTGTGCCGGCTTTGTCCATCTGCATCACGTAAAGGGGCTGGATCAGCTGATGGTCGTCGGCGCGCATCCAGGATGCGTGAAAACCGTTGTCGAAGCGGATTGCCTCGAGCGCTTTCGCGACCGCCGTCGGATCGGCGCTGCCGGCGCGGTTCATCGCGGCGGCGAGTGTGTCGAGCAGCAGTGGCATACGCAGCACCGG encodes the following:
- the rpsO gene encoding 30S ribosomal protein S15; translated protein: MSAVEASKKSEVVAQFARAANDTGSPEVQVALLTTRINELTSHFKEHTKDHHSRRGLLRMVSRRRKLLDYLKGKDADRYRSLIEKLGLRK